The Primulina eburnea isolate SZY01 chromosome 6, ASM2296580v1, whole genome shotgun sequence genome contains a region encoding:
- the LOC140833452 gene encoding uncharacterized protein isoform X2: protein MISPFSSEKFAVNNLCKTLLIFGLALYFISIFVSKQNPSCSSSDFLSFFKKKPVNQKPFSPPPVSNSSSQEQFNESPTGLNHIVFGLLGSENAWHWRKPYIESWWRPNITRGFLFLDKSPTEELLPWSKASPPYKVSDDLTTLLAETKARAPIMIRMVHGIMEVLREVEKSDHREIRWLVMGDDDSIFFVDNLVDVLGEYDHTRYYYLGGQSEFVMSNYWFQFNQAFGGAGIIMSYPLAKALAKDMESCLRRYAHLSSADLITMACVGDIGVNLSPNKGIHQEVNKSTSGTRTVYSRAAPRGLGPCGLTGNRSADYVSEIHVLSPATKRAQMDRCECCDIVRVQGSKAELKFRECMIDEVIA from the exons ATGATTTCTCCGTTTTCATCTGAGAAATTTGCTGTAAATAATCTCTGCAAAACCCTGTTAATCTTTGGTCTAGCCCTTTACTTCATCTCCATCTTTGTATCCAAACAAAATCCTAGCTGTTCATCCTCGGATTTCTTGtcttttttcaagaaaaaaccAGTAAACCAAAAACCTTTTTCACCGCCTCCTGTTTCCAACAGCTCTTCTCAAGAACAGTTCAATGAATCGCCAACAGGCTTGAACCACATCGTTTTCGGGCTTCTGGGGTCCGAAAACGCGTGGCACTGGAGAAAACCGTACATTGAATCATGGTGGAGACCGAACATAACTAGAGGGTTCCTGTTTCTGGACAAATCCCCCACAGAAGAACTCCTACCTTGGTCGAAAGCCTCGCCGCCTTACAAAGTTTCCGACGATCTCACAACTCTGTTGGCCGAAACAAAAGCTCGCGCGCCTATCATGATTCGAATGGTTCATGGAATAATGGAAGTTTTGAGGGAAGTAGAGAAAAGTGATCATAGAGAAATCCGATGGCTTGTAATGGGGGACGACGACTCGATATTCTTCGTGGACAACTTAGTTGATGTACTTGGTGAGTACGATCATACGAGGTATTATTACCTAGGAGGGCAGTCCGAGTTCGTCATGTCGAATTATTGGTTCCAATTTAACCAAGCTTTTGGCGGGGCTGGGATTATTATGAGTTACCCTTTGGCCAAAGCTCTTGCAAAAGATATGGAGAGTTGCTTGAGGAGATATGCACATTTGAGTTCTGCCGATTTGATAACAATGGCTTGTGTCGGAGATATTGGGGTCAATCTTTCTCCGAATAAAGGGATTCACCAG GAAGTGAACAAGAGCACGTCCGGGACTCGGACAGTGTATTCACGAGCCGCGCCTCGTGGGCTCGGGCCGTGCGGGTTGACGGGCAATCGTTCCGCGGATTATGTCTCCGAGATTCATGTCTTGTCGCCGGCCACTAAGCGCGCTCAG ATGGATCGATGTGAATGCTGCGACATCGTTCGTGTACAAGGTAGCAAGGCTGAACTCAAATTTAGAGAATGCATGATTGACGAAGTTATTGCGTGA
- the LOC140833452 gene encoding uncharacterized protein isoform X1: MISPFSSEKFAVNNLCKTLLIFGLALYFISIFVSKQNPSCSSSDFLSFFKKKPVNQKPFSPPPVSNSSSQEQFNESPTGLNHIVFGLLGSENAWHWRKPYIESWWRPNITRGFLFLDKSPTEELLPWSKASPPYKVSDDLTTLLAETKARAPIMIRMVHGIMEVLREVEKSDHREIRWLVMGDDDSIFFVDNLVDVLGEYDHTRYYYLGGQSEFVMSNYWFQFNQAFGGAGIIMSYPLAKALAKDMESCLRRYAHLSSADLITMACVGDIGVNLSPNKGIHQIDLRGDLSGFLSSHPKFPLISLHHFDHVDPIFPSKDRFESTRHLMKAADADQSRLVQQTICYDRNKEWSFSISWGYSAQIYERIMTRSYIQNPIETFKPWHGDPRPPPLYMFNTRLPSNDPCEAPHGFFLQEVNKSTSGTRTVYSRAAPRGLGPCGLTGNRSADYVSEIHVLSPATKRAQMDRCECCDIVRVQGSKAELKFRECMIDEVIA; encoded by the exons ATGATTTCTCCGTTTTCATCTGAGAAATTTGCTGTAAATAATCTCTGCAAAACCCTGTTAATCTTTGGTCTAGCCCTTTACTTCATCTCCATCTTTGTATCCAAACAAAATCCTAGCTGTTCATCCTCGGATTTCTTGtcttttttcaagaaaaaaccAGTAAACCAAAAACCTTTTTCACCGCCTCCTGTTTCCAACAGCTCTTCTCAAGAACAGTTCAATGAATCGCCAACAGGCTTGAACCACATCGTTTTCGGGCTTCTGGGGTCCGAAAACGCGTGGCACTGGAGAAAACCGTACATTGAATCATGGTGGAGACCGAACATAACTAGAGGGTTCCTGTTTCTGGACAAATCCCCCACAGAAGAACTCCTACCTTGGTCGAAAGCCTCGCCGCCTTACAAAGTTTCCGACGATCTCACAACTCTGTTGGCCGAAACAAAAGCTCGCGCGCCTATCATGATTCGAATGGTTCATGGAATAATGGAAGTTTTGAGGGAAGTAGAGAAAAGTGATCATAGAGAAATCCGATGGCTTGTAATGGGGGACGACGACTCGATATTCTTCGTGGACAACTTAGTTGATGTACTTGGTGAGTACGATCATACGAGGTATTATTACCTAGGAGGGCAGTCCGAGTTCGTCATGTCGAATTATTGGTTCCAATTTAACCAAGCTTTTGGCGGGGCTGGGATTATTATGAGTTACCCTTTGGCCAAAGCTCTTGCAAAAGATATGGAGAGTTGCTTGAGGAGATATGCACATTTGAGTTCTGCCGATTTGATAACAATGGCTTGTGTCGGAGATATTGGGGTCAATCTTTCTCCGAATAAAGGGATTCACCAG ATTGATTTACGTGGTGATTTATCTGGTTTCTTATCATCTCACCCCAAATTCCCATTAATCTCCCTTCATCATTTCGATCACGTTGATCCCATATTCCCCTCCAAGGACCGGTTCGAGTCCACGCGCCACCTCATGAAGGCGGCGGACGCCGACCAATCCCGTCTCGTGCAGCAAACAATATGCTACGACAGGAACAAGGAGTGGTCATTCTCCATTTCTTGGGGATATTCTGCACAAATATACGAGAGAATCATGACTCGAAGTTACATACAAAACCCCATCGAAACGTTTAAGCCATGGCACGGCGATCCGCGGCCGCCGCCGTTGTATATGTTCAATACGAGGTTGCCTTCCAATGATCCTTGCGAAGCTCCTCATGGTTTTTTCTTGCAGGAAGTGAACAAGAGCACGTCCGGGACTCGGACAGTGTATTCACGAGCCGCGCCTCGTGGGCTCGGGCCGTGCGGGTTGACGGGCAATCGTTCCGCGGATTATGTCTCCGAGATTCATGTCTTGTCGCCGGCCACTAAGCGCGCTCAG ATGGATCGATGTGAATGCTGCGACATCGTTCGTGTACAAGGTAGCAAGGCTGAACTCAAATTTAGAGAATGCATGATTGACGAAGTTATTGCGTGA
- the LOC140833453 gene encoding uncharacterized protein, which yields MISSLSSANFAVSNLCKALLVLGLALYFISIFVSNDQNPTCSSSYFLSYFKKKPSSLSSLEEKFEQSPTNLNHIVFGLLGSEGACHHRKAYMESWWRPNITRGFLFLDKSPTEELLPWSKALPPYKVSDDLTAFLNETRAAAPIMIRMVHGILEVLREEEEVDHGQIRWLVMGDDDSIFFIENLVDVLGEYDHTRYYYLGAQSEFIMSHFWFSFNQAFGGAGIIMSYPLAKALAKYMESCLTRYAQMNSADLITMACIADIGVSLSPHKGLHQIDLRGDVSGFLSYHPQFPLISLHHFDNLESIFPSKDRFESTRHLMKAADADQSRLLQQTICYDRKKEWTFSISWGYSAHIYERIMSRSYINKPIETFDIWVGQPRPPPQYMFNTRLPSNDPCEAPHVLFLQDVNKSSSGIRTVYSSAAPRGLGTCGPPDNRSASVVTEIHVLSPATKRAKMDRCECCDVLDVQGTMVELKYRECEVDEIIA from the exons ATGATTTCTTCACTTTCATCCGCAAATTTTGCTGTAAGTAATCTCTGCAAAGCCCTGTTAGTCTTAGGGCTAGCCCTTTACTTCATCTCTATCTTCGTATCCAATGATCAAAACCCTACTTGTTCATCGTCATATTTCCTTTCTTATTTCAAGAAAAAACCATCATCACTGAGCTCTCTTGAAGAAAAATTCGAGCAGTCGCCAACAAATTTGAATCACATCGTTTTCGGGCTTCTGGGGTCCGAGGGTGCATGCCACCATCGAAAAGCGTACATGGAATCATGGTGGAGGCCGAACATAACTCGAGGTTTTCTGTTTCTGGACAAATCCCCGACAGAAGAGCTCCTACCTTGGTCGAAAGCCTTGCCGCCTTACAAAGTTTCCGACGATCTCACCGCATTCTTGAATGAAACGAGAGCTGCGGCACCTATCATGATCCGAATGGTTCATGGAATATTGGAGGTTTTGAGGGAAGAAGAGGAAGTTGATCATGGACAGATCCGATGGCTGGTGATGGGGGACGACGATTCgatatttttcattgagaaTTTAGTTGATGTACTAGGTGAATACGATCACACGAGGTACTATTACCTAGGAGCGCAATCCGAGTTCATCATGTCGCATTTTTGGTTCTCGTTTAACCAAGCTTTTGGCGGGGCTGGGATTATCATGAGTTACCCTTTGGCTAAAGCACTCGCAAAATATATGGAGAGTTGCTTGACGAGATATGCACAAATGAATTCTGCTGATTTGATAACAATGGCTTGTATTGCTGATATTGGAGTCAGTCTTTCTCCTCACAAAGGGCTTCACCAG ATTGACTTACGTGGTGATGTGTCTGGATTTTTATCATATCACCCACAATTTCCATTAATCTCCCTTCATCATTTCGACAATTTGGAATCCATATTCCCCTCTAAGGACCGGTTCGAATCCACGCGCCACCTCATGAAGGCGGCGGACGCGGACCAATCCCGTCTGTTACAGCAAACCATATGCTATGACAGGAAAAAAGAGTGGACATTTTCCATATCTTGGGGATATTCTGCACACATATATGAGAGAATTATGTCTCGGAGTTACATAAACAAACCCATTGAAACGTTCGACATATGGGTCGGCCAACCTCGGCCGCCACCGCAGTATATGTTCAATACGAGGTTGCCTTCCAATGATCCTTGCGAAGCTCCTCATGTTCTCTTCCTCCAGGATGTGAATAAGAGCTCGTCGGGGATTCGGACGGTATATTCGAGCGCCGCGCCTCGTGGTTTGGGGACGTGTGGGCCGCCAGACAATCGGTCGGCGAGTGTTGTCACTGAGATTCATGTCTTGTCACCGGCGACCAAGCGGGCTAAG ATGGATCGATGTGAATGCTGCGACGTCCTTGATGTACAAGGCACGATGGTTGAACTCAAGTATAGAGAATGCGAGGTTGATGAAATTATTGCATGA
- the LOC140833450 gene encoding uncharacterized protein: MTTPSLSAKIDNFIFSRNFCQTLIISGLVMYIILTSFYPSQNLDLILKWSPPSAPSSSSSSTSSQILHSEPTNLNHVAFGLLGSIKMWPHRRAYLEAWWRPNKTRGYVYLDQPPPPDFLPWPATAPPYRIVDDLSKLFQETKPRFELMPRMVHGILELFREEHENVRWIVMGDDDSIFFVDNIVDVLAEYDHTKYFYLGWHSESVISNFWFSFKQAFGGGGIVLSYPLARALAKDMDSCLLRYAQLSSADLITMACIADVGVNLTPHKGIHQVDLHGDFSGFLSAHPKVPLMTFHHFDAMDPIFPGKDRFESTRHLMKAADADQSRLLQQSICYHRQNRWSFSISWGYSADIYENILPRSYLQTPIETFSPWANGPERPFYMFDTRLPSENPCEAPHVFFFDSVQESDVGDKFVTRYVRARPRGFGVCPVGGNHSAESITEIKVFSPAKKRLQTDRCECCDVVQVDESKAEINYRECNIDEIIA, translated from the exons ATGACAACTCCATCCTTATCTGCTAAAATCGACAATTTCATCTTCTCAAGAAATTTCTGCCAAACCCTAATAATCTCAGGCCTTGTTATGTATATAATCTTGACCTCCTTTTACCCCTCACAAAACCTTGATTTGATCTTGAAATGGTCTCCTCCTTCTGCGCCTTCGTCATCTTCTTCTTCGACATCGTCACAGATCCTCCATTCCGAGCCGACAAATCTGAACCACGTGGCCTTCGGGCTTCTGGGGTCAATAAAAATGTGGCCACACCGAAGGGCATATCTCGAAGCATGGTGGAGGCCGAACAAGACCCGTGGCTACGTTTACCTAGACCAACCTCCCCCGCCGGATTTCCTCCCATGGCCGGCTACCGCCCCGCCATATAGAATCGTGGATGACTTGTCGAAACTGTTTCAAGAAACCAAACCCCGGTTCGAGCTCATGCCAAGAATGGTACACGGGATACTCGAACTCTTCAGGGAAGAACATGAAAACGTGCGATGGATCGTGATGGGAGACGACGATTCTATCTTCTTCGTCGATAACATAGTCGACGTTCTTGCCGAATACGATCACACAAAGTATTTTTACTTGGGCTGGCATTCTGAGAGTGTGATCTCGAATTTCTGGTTCTCGTTCAAGCAAGCTTTTGGCGGTGGCGGGATCGTGCTGAGTTACCCTTTGGCGAGGGCTCTGGCGAAGGATATGGACAGTTGTCTGCTTAGGTATGCGCAGTTGAGCTCTGCAGATTTGATCACAATGGCGTGCATTGCGGATGTTGGAGTCAATCTCACTCCACACAAAGGGATTCATCAG GTGGATTTGCATGGGGATTTCTCCGGCTTCCTCTCAGCGCACCCCAAAGTCCCTCTCATGACATTCCACCACTTCGATGCAATGGACCCCATTTTCCCTGGCAAGGACCGTTTCGAGTCCACGCGCCACCTCATGAAGGCGGCCGACGCTGACCAGTCTCGCCTCTTACAGCAATCCATCTGCTACCACCGTCAAAATCGGTGGTCTTTTTCGATCTCGTGGGGCTATTCTGCTGATATATACGAAAATATACTTCCTCGGAGCTACCTGCAGACTCCCATAGAGACTTTCTCGCCGTGGGCCAACGGACCCGAGCGGCCATTTTACATGTTCGATACGCGGCTGCCGTCGGAAAACCCCTGCGAAGCTCCCCATGTCTTCTTTTTTGATTCGGTACAAGAAAGTGATGTAGGCGATAAGTTTGTCACGAGATATGTTCGAGCTCGACCTCGAGGTTTCGGTGTTTGTCCCGTTGGGGGTAACCATTCTGCGGAATCGATCAcagaaatcaaagtcttctccCCAGCGAAGAAGCGTCTCCAG ACGGATCGATGTGAATGTTGCGACGTTGTTCAAGTGGATGAGTCCAAGGCAGAGATCAACTATCGGGAGTGCAACATAGACGAGATTATTGcttga